A genomic stretch from Aedes albopictus strain Foshan chromosome 2, AalbF5, whole genome shotgun sequence includes:
- the LOC109421326 gene encoding fatty acid synthase, with product MSSAGGLGSVKLDECVVLSGISGRFPQSDNIRQFAENLYDKRDLVDDKETRWPHTVPEIPRRSGKINNLDKFDREFFGISRNQCNAMDPQLRLLLEHAYEAILDSGTNPEMVRGSRTGVFVGVCFSETEARLFFQSCPPKGYAMLGCAKSQVANRISYTLDLRGPSLVMDTACSSSMYALDVARRKILSGECDAALVLGTNLCLHPYISYQFALLGVLSKDGVCRPFDEKANGYTRSEVLCAAFLQKAKDANRIYAHILHTKTNCDGFKSEGITYPSGVMQTQLMSEFYDEISIDPRDIAFIEAHSTGTVVGDPEECDAIDKIFCTDRDRPLPIGSVKSNIGHSEASAALSSLSKCVIAMENDLIPPNINFTKTRPDVPALTAGRLQVVDQAKPLEGPLIAINSFGFGGANAHMLIQRNTKDKIGYGVPDDDLPRLITWSSRTKEAIEYMFEDIATRPLDADFVALLHNVQRTRTPGHRYRGFAIFDKRASQPTTIDLFDMKRVKLDNSPLVAIFPGISLKWREDLDVLRQFPCVQKTVTDCCAVLTTFGYDLFHKPTRRTDLRQLLIGSTVLQLAYADILNVTGVQLNAYGGHSVGQFTCAYLDGCLTLDQIVQIAYYHGSVLAEYKTEMNFNAFLELGSKRPAPPLSFDGFIQDTFLSRFGVVGGPLNPTCAVVDQLKSRGYVAEHLPFVSMLYAKDSAAELTEKLNTLVSHIIPQPLKPSHRWINLKNPSDFASTAVHDSFSVVNLLEKIPEHCMLLEPLAKYTMQPILKTLKRKSKCLPVEKSAGTVKSLLATLGHLYLAQQDLNLLNLYPPVQFPVARGTPMIAPLIRWDHRDSWYIVRYEWVAFRVSNQMSFKVTLADQDFVYAAGHCIDGRVLFPATGYLSLVWELIAYLSQREIADCPMQFDDVQFLRATTLTKNKATNLLVTLEKGTGRFEISDSATPVVTGFARKLNTAPEQFEAFEGNTVSTLLTSRDFYKELRLRGYHYSALFKSVMEAQSDGSAAKVQWKGNWVAFLDCLLQVGIVAIDSRSLMVPTAIESITIYPKQHLSLMSRDADECTEYFTVTNCARTNVCVSGGIRISGLRANVVNRRHPPGVPVLETYSFVPYHSTEKVTVLEAVRMCVHLALENAPTLSIRATEIHNAGTELLLPYFLEAVADLPLVQPTMTLLSSENIDLPDITVKNEKLAEQTGLLFIITHNQLAEDGFIQDALHSLGPSGFLVVRQSNTEVDLPATLAKVASFVVQDNQALVLLQKTSNNFKEAPAVIQVRSDDLDFEWLQELQNVIKTKPVLLYSQNDPVSGVIGLVNCIKKELKSHPVRCVLIDDHTAPPFVLNEPFYKGQLSLDLAINVYRNGTWGSYRHALMDLKPKVEPVRNHCFANCFTKGDLSSMTWFTGPLNTVSTGGEQIRVVYSALNFRDVMIATSRLSSDVLHVNRLEQECLLGNEYSGVSVRGRRVMGVLPSGAMATMVECDPLMTWTIPDEWSLEEAATVPVVYGTVYTALFVCSRIRKGKSILIHAGSGGVGLAAIQVCLAYGMEVFSTVSTEEKKQFILKRYPRLKAENIGNSRDTSFENMIKLRTNGRGVDFVLNSLAEEKLQASLRCLSINGHFLEIGKYDMANNSKIALELFQKGISFTAVMLDAMFKGSFAEKQRLHALLTADILSGVIKPLSTTVFPAIEIEKAFRFLASGKHIGKILLQIRSREDDVQTEPINYVPRMYCDPDCSYVIVGGLGGFGLELADWLVLRGCRKLIISSSRGITKPYQEYRIRLWNRYGVRTLVNTANITTLEGCRELLREASVIGPVMAIFNLAVQLRDSVLENQTPDKFSECLAPKAYATRFLDEVSRKLCPRLSHFVVFSSVSCGRGNAGQSNYGMANSIMERIVENRVAEGLPGKAIQWGAIGEVGIVADMAEDRLDMEIGGTLQQRISSCLQELDRLLLSVDPIVGSMVVAEKRIGGGSRNIMETVMNIMSIRDMKSVSMESTLADVGMDSLMAVEIKQVLESDFDLVLSPLELRTLTFMKLQKMVDEKRLSADSKDETSASPMIIGMEMLLRNLGEEEHSAVTLLPLPSKTSEGRPILIIPGLEGVAGHVWRVLAAGINAPVYMLQTLNTFDLRSVSEIVDYVFDELDEKVFAGFEDFVVIGYSFGTLIAHEIVRRVQRKNIPGKLILLDGAPKFLKQLSVMQMGHAVSDKHIQSLLMVAIISQVFPNSPLEKSYAIMQVATFDGQIERLIEVAKGQATYSPDYTRKMTKALFNRIKMVLGLNPDKMEPLNVPIVLVRPSEVSVMDIDEEYGLEGSTTATMSMKVVDGSHMTMLDNKVLVDIINSLNV from the exons ATGTCGTCTGCCGGTGGTTTGGGTTCGGTTAAGCTAGATGAGTGCGTAGTGCTTTCCGGTATATCCGGACGGTTTCCGCAATCGGACAACATACGTCAGTTTGCTGAGAATCTGTACGATAAGCGTGATCTGGTGGATGATAAGGAAACACGTTGGCCGCACACTGTGCCGGAGATTCCGCGCCGTTCCGGTAAGATCAACAACTTGGACAAGTTCGATCGGGAGTTCTTTGGCATCAGTCGGAATCAGTGCAATGCTATGGACCCGCAGCTGCGGCTTTTGCTGGAACATGCCTACGAAGCGATCCTAGATTCGGGGACCAACCCGGAAATGGTTCGGGGATCGCGAACGGGTGTGTTCGTTGGAGTCTGCTTCTCGGAAACTGAGGCTAGGCTGTTTTTCCAATCTTGTCCACCGAAGGGCTATGCTATGCTAGG ATGTGCCAAGTCCCAGGTGGCCAACAGGATTTCCTATACGCTTGATCTTCGCGGACCTTCCTTAGTGATGGACACTGCCTGCAGCAGCAGTATGTACGCTTTGGATGTAGCTCGCAGGAAGATATTGAGTGGAGAATGCGATGCAGCCCTTGTATTGGGGACTAACCTTTGCTTGCATCCCTACATTTCGTATCAGTTCGCATTGCTAGGCGTTTTGTCCAAGGATGGAGTGTGTCGACCATTCGACGAAAAAGCCAACGGGTATACTCGATCTGAAGTTTTGTGTGCTGCTTTTCTACAAAAGGCTAAAGACGCCAACAGAATTTATGCGCATATTCTACACACTAAAACCAATTGCGACGGGTTCAAATCTGAAGGGATAACATATCCTTCAGGTGTGATGCAAACGCAGCTGATGAGTGAATTCTACGATGAGATATCAATCGATCCCAGGGACATTGCGTTCATCGAAGCTCATAGTACTGGAACCGTAGTAGGAGATCCGGAAGAGTGTGACGCAATCGACAAGATATTCTGCACCGATCGTGACCGACCTCTACCTATTGGGTCCGTAAAGTCCAACATTGGGCATTCGGAAGCTTCGGCGGCGTTGTCATCGCTTTCGAAGTGTGTCATTGCAATGGAAAATGACTTGATTCCTCCGAATATCAACTTCACCAAAACACGTCCAGACGTGCCAGCCTTAACCGCAGGTCGTCTACAAGTGGTGGACCAAGCCAAACCTCTAGAAGGTCCTCTCATCGCGATCAACTCTTTCGGCTTCGGTGGAGCCAACGCACACATGCTAATTCAGCGTAATACAAAGGATAAAATCGGATACGGAGTTCCGGACGATGATCTTCCACGTCTGATCACATGGTCTAGTAGAACCAAAGAAGCAATAGAATACATGTTTGAGGACATAGCAACTCGTCCACTTGACGCTGATTTCGTTGCGCTGTTGCACAATGTGCAACGTACTCGGACTCCTGGGCATCGATATAGAGGTTTTGCCATTTTTGACAAACGAGCATCGCAGCCCACGACTATCGACCTGTTCGATATGAAACGCGTTAAACTCGACAATTCACCACTCGTGGCGATCTTTCCAGGTATTTCGTTGAAGTGGCGTGAAGATTTGGACGTGTTGCGACAGTTTCCTTGTGTCCAAAAAACGGTGACTGATTGTTGTGCCGTATTGACTACGTTTGGGTATGATCTGTTCCACAAACCAACGCGAAGAACTGATCTTCGACAGCTTTTAATTGGATCAACTGTACTGCAGCTGGCATACGCCGATATTCTTAACGTCACCGGAGTCCAACTAAACGCATACGGCGGTCACTCGGTCGGGCAGTTCACCTGCGCCTATCTAGATGGCTGCCTAACTTTGGATCAGATAGTCCAAATCGCATACTATCATGGATCTGTGCTAGCTGAGTACAAAACCGAGATGAACTTCAACGCATTTCTGGAACTGGGATCGAAACGTCCAGCGCCGCCACTTTCCTTCGATGGATTCATACAGGATACATTCCTGTCGCGGTTCGGAGTTGTCGGAGGTCCACTGAATCCAACTTGTGCCGTCGTCGATCAGCTGAAGTCACGAGGCTACGTTGCAGAACATCTGCCATTTGTCAGCATGCTCTACGCGAAGGACTCCGCGGCTGAGTTGACGGAAAAGTTGAACACCCTTGTGTCGCACATTATCCCACAGCCTTTGAAACCCTCTCATCGCTGGATCAACCTCAAGAATCCATCGGACTTCGCGTCAACAGCGGTGCACGATTCGTTCTCCGTTGTGAACCTGttggagaaaattcctgaacACTGCATGCTATTGGAGCCACTAGCAAAGTATACTATGCAGCCGATTCTTAAAACCTTGAAACGGAAGTCCAAATGCCTGCCTGTGGAGAAATCCGCGGGAACCGTCAAGAGTCTACTGGCTACATTAGGACA TTTGTACTTAGCGCAGCAAGACCTGAACCTGCTGAACCTCTACCCACCGGTGCAGTTTCCGGTGGCCCGAGGAACTCCCATGATCGCACCGTTGATTCGATGGGATCACCGCGACTCGTGGTATATTGTGCGCTACGAATGGGTAGCCTTCCGGGTGTCCAACCAGATGAGCTTCAAGGTCACCCTGGCGGATCAGGACTTCGTTTACGCCGCTGGGCATTGCATTGACGGTAGGGTTCTTTTTCCCGCCACAGGTTACCTCAGCCTGGTGTGGGAGTTGATAGCCTACCTGTCGCAGCGCGAGATCGCCGATTGTCCGATGCAGTTCGACGATGTGCAGTTCCTGCGTGCGACAACTCTAACGAAGAATAAGGCCACCAATTTGCTGGTGACGCTCGAGAAGGGAACTGGAAGATTCGAG ATTTCGGACAGCGCAACTCCGGTTGTAACTGGATTTGCGAGAAAGTTAAATACAGCTCCTGAACAGTTTGAGGCTTTCGAAGGGAATACCGTGTCCACTCTGTTGACATCTAGGGACTTTTACAAGGAACTCAGGCTGCGGGGATACCATTATAGCGCATTGTTCAAATCCGTTATGGAAGCTCAGAGCGACGGATCGGCGGCCAAGGTCCAGTGGAAGGGCAATTGGGTTGCGTTTCTAGATTGCCTACTACAGGTTGGGATAGTTGCCATCGATTCCCGATCATTGATGGTTCCAACGGCTATTGAAAGCATTACGATCTATCCGAAGCAACACTTGTCGTTGATGTCCCGTGACGCTGACGAGTGTACGGAGTACTTTACAGTTACGAACTGTGCGAGGACTAATGTGTGCGTTTCTGGAGGCATTCGTATATCTGGTCTTCGTGCAAACGTTGTAAACAGACGTCATCCTCCAGGTGTTCCGGTCCTGGAGACTTACAGCTTTGTTCCATACCATTCTACCGAGAAGGTGACAGTTCTGGAAGCGGTGCGGATGTGCGTTCATCTGGCTTTGGAAAATGCACCAACCCTTTCTATTCGGGCTACGGAGATACACAATGCCGGCACTGAGTTATTATTGCCATATTTTTTGGAAGCTGTAGCAGATCTCCCATTGGTTCAACCAACCATGACCTTGTTGTCTTCTGAAAATATTGATCTCCCAGATATCACAGTTAAAAATGAGAAGCTTGCGGAACAAACGGGACTTCTCTTCATCATAACCCACAACCAGCTTGCTGAGGATGGTTTTATACAGGATGCTTTGCACAGCCTTGGTCCTTCCGGTTTTCTGGTTGTTCGGCAATCGAACACTGAAGTTGATCTTCCCGCAACGCTGGCTAAAGTTGCCAGCTTCGTCGTTCAGGACAATCAAGCGCTTGTTCTGCTTCAGAAAACGTCCAACAATTTCAAAGAAGCGCCAGCAGTTATCCAAGTCCGATCTGACGATCTTGATTTCGAATGGCTCCAAGAACTTCAAAATGTGATCAAGACAAAACCAGTTCTACTGTATTCTCAAAATGATCCGGTTTCCGGTGTAATTGGCCTGGTCAACTGCATCAAGAAAGAGCTGAAATCTCACCCGGTACGCTGCGTTCTCATAGATGATCATACTGCTCCGCCATTCGTTTTGAATGAACCATTCTACAAAGGTCAGCTCAGCTTGGACCTAGCCATCAACGTCTACCGAAACGGAACTTGGGGCAGCTATCGCCACGCATTGATGGACTTAAAACCCAAAGTGGAACCCGTACGCAATCACTGCTTCGCCAATTGCTTCACGAAGGGCGATCTCTCGTCGATGACGTGGTTTACCGGACCACTGAACACTGTATCCACCGGTGGTGAACAAATACGGGTGGTGTACAGTGCGTTGAACTTCCGCGACGTGATGATCGCCACCAGCAGACTTTCGTCGGATGTGCTGCACGTCAATCGGTTGGAGCAGGAGTGCCTGTTAGGTAACGAATACTCTGGAGTGTCGGTTCGTGGTCGACGGGTTATGGGAGTGCTTCCAAGTGGAGCGATGGCGACCATGGTGGAGTGCGATCCGTTGATGACTTGGACCATTCCGGACGAATGGAGTCTGGAAGAAGCGGCAACCGTTCCCGTAGTCTACGGTACGGTCTACACGGCGTTGTTCGTATGCAGTCGTATCAGGAAGGGCAAATCAATCCTGATTCACGCTGGAAGTGGAGGTGTTGGCTTGGCAGCGATTCAAGTGTGCTTGGCCTACGGAATGGAAGTGTTCAGTACGGTGAGTACTGAGGAAAAGAAGCAGTTCATTCTGAAACGGTATCCACGCTTGAAAGCGGAAAATATCGGAAACTCAAGGGACACTTCGTTCGAGAACATGATTAAGCTGAGAACGAATGGCCGTGGGGTGGACTTTGTCTTGAACTCTTTAGCCGAGGAAAAGCTGCAAGCTTCGCTCCGGTGCTTGAGCATCAATGGTCACTTCTTGGAAATCGGGAAGTACGATATGGCCAACAACTCGAAGATTGCTCTGGAGCTGTTTCAAAAGGGAATATCATTTACGGCTGTGATGCTGGATGCCATGTTCAAGGGATCGTTTGCGGAAAAGCAG AGGCTACACGCGTTGCTAACGGCAGACATATTGAGTGGGGTTATTAAGCCGTTGAGCACTACAGTGTTCCCAGCCATTGAAATAGAAAAGGCTTTCCGCTTTCTTGCTAGTGGCAAACACATTGGAAAGATTCTACTACAGATCCGGAGTCGTGAGGACGATGTGCAGACGGAACCAATCAACTATGTTCCGAGGATGTACTGTGATCCGGACTGCTCCTATGTGATCGTTGGTGGATTGGGAGGTTTCGGTTTGGAACTGGCAGACTGGTTGGTTCTACGCGGATGCCGTAAGCTTATTATCAGTTCCAGCCGAGGTATCACCAAACCGTATCAGGAGTATCGAATCAG ATTGTGGAATCGATACGGCGTTCGTACGTTAGTGAACACTGCCAACATCACCACCCTGGAAGGTTGTCGTGAACTCCTCCGAGAGGCGTCCGTTATAGGTCCTGTAATGGCCATCTTTAATTTGGCAGTGCAACTGCGAGACTCCGTCCTAGAAAACCAAACCCCGGATAAATTCAGCGAATGTCTAGCGCCGAAGGCGTACGCCACTCGTTTCTTGGACGAAGTCAGTCGGAAGTTGTGTCCTCGGTTATCACATTTTGTGGTGTTCTCCAGTGTATCCTGTGGGCGAGGAAACGCCGGACAGAGCAACTATGGCATGGCCAACTCCATCATGGAACGTATTGTGGAGAACCGTGTAGCCGAAGGCTTGCCCGGGAAGGCCATTCAGTGGGGAGCGATTGGAGAGGTCGGTATCGTTGCAGACATGGCCGAAGATAGACTCGACATGGAGATTGGTGGAACACTGCAGCAGAGGATTTCGTCTTGTTTGCAGGAGTTGGATCGATTGTTGTTGAGCGTGGATCCGATTGTGGGAAGTATGGTTGTAGCGGAGAAGCGTATCGGTGGAGGCTCGAGAAACATCATGGAGACGGTGATGAACATTATGAGTATTCGTGATATGAAGTCGGTTTCGATGGAAAGCACCCTGGCGGATGTGGGCATGGATTCTCTCATGGCCGTGGAGATAAAACAAGTTTTGGAGAGTGATTTCGATTTGGTCCTTTCACCTCTCGAGCTCCGTACATTGACCTTCATGAAGCTACAGAAGATGGTAGATGAGAAGAGACTCAGTGCTGACTCGAAGGACGAAACGTCCGCCAGTCCGATGATCATCGGAATGGAAATGCTACTTAGAAACTTGGGTGAAGAGGAACACAGTGCCGTCACGCTACTACCCTTACCATCGAAAACATCCGAAGGACGTCCTATTCTAATAATTCCTGGCTTGGAAGGTGTAGCAGGGCATGTATGGCGTGTGCTAGCCGCCGGTATTAACGCTCCTGTTTACATGCTACAAACATTGAACACTTTCGATCTGAGAAGCGTTTCGGAAATCGTTGATTACGTGTTCGACGAGCTGGATGAGAAAGTTTTTGCCGGTTTTGAAGATTTCGTCGTCATTGGCTACTCTTTCGGGACTCTAATCGCTCATGAAATTGTGAGGAGAGTTCAGCGCAAAAACATCCCCGGAAAACTGATTCTACTCGACGGAGCTCCAAAGTTCTTGAAGCAGTTATCTGTGATGCAAATGGGTCACGCTGTGTCCGACAAGCACATTCAAAGTCTTCTGATGGTTGCAATCATATCGCAAGTGTTTCCGAATTCACCGCTCGAGAAGAGCTATGCAATCATGCAGGTCGCTACCTTTGATGGACAGATCGAGAGGTTGATTGAAGTGGCCAAGGGCCAGGCCACTTACTCGCCGGACTATACGAGGAAAATGACTAAAGCGCTGTTCAATCGCATCAAGATGGTGCTCGGGTTGAACCCTGACAAAATGGAACCTCTGAACGTGCCAATTGTGCTGGTGCGACCATCGGAGGTGTCCGTGATGGACATCGATGAAGAATACGGACTGGAAGGAAGTACAACTGCAACGATGTCGATGAAAGTGGTTGACGGCAGCCACATGACTATGCTAGATAACAAGGTTCTAGTGGATATTATCAATAGCTTGAATGTATAA